A window of the Dunckerocampus dactyliophorus isolate RoL2022-P2 chromosome 21, RoL_Ddac_1.1, whole genome shotgun sequence genome harbors these coding sequences:
- the LOC129173990 gene encoding transferrin receptor protein 1-like, which translates to MDRVKSTVNNMIKSVQYSRFTLQRDEEADRHVEIKLSDDPADDNTEVGQGEGSPSFRPALQGSSRRTQCLLVVGFLLIFIAGYFVSYAIHHRSALDSVSCGNQSAAAGAVDQVGKEVTVKPQKQEDGKVEDAHDGELQLNWQGIVQLLDDKLTSQAFDARLKAFDVSSRLAGSEGDIHQGNLIADEFKKLMLESWTDVHYVQLQKPDSKRPNVITFGSQVFKPTGYLAYSSTGKVEGKLVYGFYGRPQDLDALQKENVEVKGSVLLLRAGNLSFAEQVANAEARGASAVLIYPDIENYNYVADTALYGHVHLGSGDPYTPGFPSFNHTQFPPVQSSALPKILAQTITANMAKTLQDTIGGPKNLGGVENITVEVNNVLVNTELHNVFGVIKGFVDPDQYVVLGAQRDAWGKGYARAAVGSSVLLELAKAISEMVKKGGFRPRRSLVFASWSAGEYGSVGATEFLEGYLSSLDKRMCTYISLDGMVWGRGGFIASASPLLESLLESTMKQVKSPLDRGTVYDMVGGTKWEANVLRPMSIDDPAYPFLAFAGIPSISFHFITPRTEAYMYYGTSMDNMDHLKYNTGQRTSEMTVLAAQFAGRMALRLVHDRLLNLDVRRYSQVVTKALRKVSRHVYQLIQNGQLKDVDPDWLANAHGSFQRAVANLNIAIDHTDLSEDQACRLLNERLMSVEQNLLSPYVSIVENPFRHILMGQGPHTLASIAEMTDLKELHTQLAYATWNMKGCANGMMSDIWEDDDD; encoded by the exons ATGGATCGTGTCAAGTCCACAGTCAACAACATG ATTAAAAGCGTCCAGTACAGCAGGTTCACCCTGCAGCGTGACGAGGAAGCAGACAGACATGTAGAGATTAAACTGTCTGACGATCCCGCCGATGACAACACGGAGGTCGGGCAGGGCGAAGGCTCTCCCAGTTTCCGGCCTGCGCTCCAGGGCAGCAGTCGACGCACGCAGTGCCTCCTGGTGGTGGGCTTCTTGCTCATCTTCATTGCTG GCTATTTTGTCTCTTATGCCATCCACCATCGGTCTGCTTTGGACTCCGTTAGCTGCGGGAATCAGTCGGCGGCGGCAGGGGCAGTGGACCAGGTGGGGAAAGAGGTGACAGTGAAACCGCAAAAGCAAGAGGACGGGAAAGTGGAGGATGCGCATGACGGAGAACTTCAGCTAAACTGGCAGGGCATTGTTCAGCTTCTCGACGACAAACTCACAAGCCAGGCTTTTGACGCACGTCTCAA GGCGTTCGATGTGTCGTCACGCTTGGCGGGCAGCGAAGGGGACATTCATCAGGGGAACCTCATTGCTGATGAATTCAAGAAACTGATGCTGGAGAGCTGGACAGATGTCCACTATGTTCAGTTGCAGAAGCCTGACAG CAAACGTCCAAATGTTATTACCTTTGGTTCCCAAGTCTTCAAACCTACGGGTTACCTTGCGTACAGCAGTACCGGGAAGGTGGAG GGTAAGCTGGTTTACGGCTTTTATGGCCGACCTCAGGATCTGGACGCTCTGCAGAAGGAGAACGTCGAGGTGAAAGGCAGTGTGTTGCTGCTGCGAGCTGGAAATCTCAGCTTTGCAGAGCAG GTGGCCAATGCTGAAGCCAGGGGGGCCTCTGCTGTTCTCATCTACCCTGACATTGAAAATTACAACTACGTTGCTGACACGGCACTTTATGGCCAT GTTCATCTGGGCTCAGGCGACCCGTACACTCCGGGATTTCCTTCCTTCAACCATACCCAGTTCCCACCGGTCCAGTCGTCCGCTCTGCCCAAAATTCTGGCTCAGACCATCACTGCCAACATGGCCAAGACCCTCCAAGA TACAATTGGCGGGCCGAAAAACCTGGGAGGTGTGGAGAACATCACAGTGGAGGTCAACAACGTGCTTGTCAACACAGAGCTCCACAATGTGTTTGGAGTCATCAAAGGATTTGTAGACCCCG ACCAGTACGTTGTCCTGGGAGCCCAGAGGGATGCTTGGGGTAAAGGCTACGCCAGAGCTGCCGTTGGTTCCTCCGTGCTGCTGGAGCTGGCCAAGGCCATCAGTGAGATGGTGAAGAAAG GTGGATTCCGACCTCGGAGAAGCTTAGTGTTTGCCAGCTGGAGTGCTGGAGAGTATGGAAGTGTCGGTGCCACCGAGTTTTTGGAG GGTTACCTGTCCTCACTGGACAAGAGGATGTGCACGTATATAAGCCTAGATGGGATGGTCTGGg GTCGCGGGGGCTTTATTGCCTCAGCAAGCCCTCTGCTGGAAAGCCTGCTGGAGAGCACAATGAAGCAG GTGAAGAGTCCACTGGATCGTGGCACCGTGTACGATATGGTGGGCGGCACCAAATGGGAGGCCAATGT actgAGGCCCATGTCCATAGATGACCCTGCATATCCCTTTTTGGCCTTTGCTGGGATTCCTTCAATCTCTTTCCACTTCATCACTCCCAGA ACTGAGGCCTACATGTACTACGGCACCAGCATGGACAACATGGACCACCTGAAATACAACACGGGCCAGCGCACCAGTGAGATGACGGTTTTGGCCGCCCAGTTTGCTGGCCGCATGGCCCTCCGCCTGGTCCACGACCGCCTGCTCAACCTGGACGTGAGACGATACAGCCAGGTCGTGACCAAAGCGTTGAGAAAGGTCTCCAGACATGTCTACCAGTTGATCCAG aATGGTCAGCTGAAAGACGTGGatcctgattggctggccaATGCTCACGGCAGCTTCCAGCGAGCAGTGGCCAACTTAAACATTGCCATTGACCACACCGACTTAAGCGAAGACCAGGCCTGTCGCCTCCTCAACGAAAGACTCATGAGC GTGGAGCAGAACCTCCTCTCGCCGTACGTGTCCATCGTGGAGAACCCTTTCCGTCACATCCTAATGGGCCAAGGCCCCCACACTTTGGCGTCCATCGCCGAGATGACTGACCTGAAAGAGCTCCACACCCAGCTGGCCTACGCCACCTGGAACATGAAGGGGTGTGCCAACGGCATGATGAGTGACATCTGGGAAGACGACGACGATTAA